A window of Methylomonas sp. 11b genomic DNA:
CACATCGACGCGCTTGCGGCTTACGGTAAATCATGACGCCATCGGCGTCGTTCCAAGTCGATGGTTTGTAAAAACGCCGTCGCTGGCAATTAAGTCCAGAGCGATTACCACTATACCGCTTTTATTGCATAAGGAAGTTCATTTTTATAATTCGCTTTCTCAGGGTGTGCCGGTGAATTTGCCGCAAATATTAGCGGCTGAGAGTCAGTTAGGACGCGGTACTACATTGGTAATGACGGACCTGGACGAGCTGGGTTTTAGGCCCGGGCTTGCCGCCGACGCTCTGTCTTTGGAGCAAGCTCAGCGGGTGGTCGAAAAGTTAGCCGGTTTTCATGCTCACTATTGGGGTAATGCCAGGCTGCTGAAAACGCATCGCTGGTTAAACGGTTTTAGTCACAATGTCGAAAATCATATGGGTACCTTACTGGCTGTGCCGTTGATGAAGCGTGGCCTTGAGCGCGCAGGGCGCTTGGTGCCCAGCCAATTACATCGATCCGCACTGCACTATGCTGCGGATCGGCGGCGAATCACCAGGATCTTGGCAGCCGGCGTGCAGACCCTGGTGCATCATGACTGCCATCCAGGCAATCTATTTTGGAATCACTCTGAGCCGGGCTTTCTGGATTGGCAATTGGTACGGATGGGGGAGGGTGTTAGTGATCTTGCTTATTTTTTAGCGACATCGCTGAAGCCGGAGTCCCGGCGCGCTCATGAAAAACAATTGCTAAAGCTATATTTGACGTCGTTAGCTAGTCACGGGATTGGCGGCTTGGATGAAGAGACGTATTGCCAACGATATCGCGCTCATTTGGTATATCCGTTCGAAGCGATGATTGTTACCTTGGCTATAGGAGGTATGATGGAGCACAATAGCAATTTGGAGTTAATTGCGCGCGTTTCAGCGGCAGTTGACGATAACGATAGCTATGCTGCGTTAGCCCTATAAACTTTTTACCTGCGTTTCTGGCAGGTAGTTGTATGATGAATTTGATGTGGGAATAGGCTCGAGACTATTCGGAGGAAATTTTGAGAGTTAGAATCTCATCTCGATAAGGTGAGATATATTTTAGCTGGCTTATAAACCCACAATTATTTTAAATAACTATTGAACTTATAATTTAATGCTACAGAGTTTGTAGCTATGAGAAAGTCTACAAGGATTTTTAATCTCCATCTTGCTGCTTTTTTGCAAGAAGAAAATAAAAATGGTGCCGAGGAGAGGACTTGAACCTCCACAGGGTTACCCCTACTAGCACCTGAAGCTACAAGAATTTCTTTTCAACCAACTAGAAAGCCAGTTTTAAAGCCATTCACCAGCAGGAAGAGACTATATGTTGTTCCTTCCCTCTGTGCCAAGAGTGTGCCACGACGAACTAACTACTTCAAGCCTGTTTTTTCCGCATAAGATAGAAAGGTACTCCAGGTAAATA
This region includes:
- a CDS encoding phosphotransferase, whose protein sequence is MLNRFRNHIVVHHPDQLSRQWAQRIVNRYATSAKVSAVDIQSVNIGTSTRLRLTVNHDAIGVVPSRWFVKTPSLAIKSRAITTIPLLLHKEVHFYNSLSQGVPVNLPQILAAESQLGRGTTLVMTDLDELGFRPGLAADALSLEQAQRVVEKLAGFHAHYWGNARLLKTHRWLNGFSHNVENHMGTLLAVPLMKRGLERAGRLVPSQLHRSALHYAADRRRITRILAAGVQTLVHHDCHPGNLFWNHSEPGFLDWQLVRMGEGVSDLAYFLATSLKPESRRAHEKQLLKLYLTSLASHGIGGLDEETYCQRYRAHLVYPFEAMIVTLAIGGMMEHNSNLELIARVSAAVDDNDSYAALAL